The nucleotide window GCATGTATTCGTTCACGTAGTCGAAGTAGGCGGCGGTGCGGTTCGAGCGGTTGGTGGCGAGGCGGCCGTCGGCGAGCACCATCGAGGGCTTTGGGAACTTCACCTCGTCGGCGAAGGCGTAGAGGTGGTCGCCCTGGGCGTCCTCGTAGGTGAGGCCGGGGATGGCGGCGAAGGTCTTGTCGGAGGCCGCGGCGCACTCGGCCACCAGCTTGTCCCACTTCGCCTGGTCGCTCTTGAGGGTGTCTTCGAGGAAGACGATGAAGGAGAGGCCGGCGGCCTTGGCCGCGGCCACGTAGTCGGCCACGGTGCCCGTGCCCGACGAGAGGGCGGTGCGTGCGCCGATGAGGCCGGGGTACTGCGGATTGTCGGTGAGCGGCCCCTGCTTCGTCCAGTCGTACTCCTTGGGGATTTCCCAGGGTTTGACGGGCTGGTTGAGGACCGTCTCGGGCGTCGTGGCGCCGCCGAGGCCCGCCTTGAGCGACGGCTCGGCGAGCCAGCGGAAGGCGTTGGCGAAGATGCGGAGCCAGTCGCTCGGCTTGCCGCCGGCGCCGGCGGTGAGCATCGCCTCGGCGGTGGGGCAATTGGTCGGCGGCGTGAAGAGCCAGTAGTAACGGATGGCCATCACAGCGAGGCGTCCCTTGCCGACCTCGCGTGTCGCCATCAGCGGCGGGGCGGAGGCGATGCCCGCCTTCGGAATCCAGGGGCGGAGGTAGTCGTCGTGCCGCTCTGCGGGGACGGACTTGGTCGAGGCGGCGGCGCGGACGACCACCCGCCAGTCGGGCGAGAGGTCGAACGACATCGGCGGCTCCCAGCCCGTCGTGCTCGCGGCGGTCAGGGTCAGCACCCCCTTCACGCCGTCATTGAAGGGCGGGGCGACGTCGCTGGTCCAGAAGAGGCGGCAGCCCATGATGTCGGTCGCCAGGTTCTTGGGGTCGGACTCCTGGAAGATTTCCCAGCGCTCGCGCGCGCCGAGCTGGGCGAGCCATTCGAGCGTCGCCGTGAAGTTCTTGCTCTCGGACCAGGCTTCGGGATTGCAGAGGAACAGGCCGCCGCCCTTGGCCAGGAAGTCCTGCGCCGCCTTGCGGTCCGCGTCGTTCAGCGTCCCTGCGACAACGACGTTGAACTTCCCCGCCGCGAGGCGTTCGGCGAGCTGGCCGTGCTTGCAGGTGTCGAGTTCCACGCCCATCGCGTGGAGCGGCTTGGCCGCGTAGTCGGCGTGAACCCCGCCGACAAAAAGCACGGCGGGCAGGGCCTCGCCGGCGTGGGCCTTCGGCCACACGAGTAACAGGAACGCTACTGCGCACCACCACGGCCTCTTGCTCATCGGGCTTGTCTCCTGTGTTCTCAGTTCACCAGGAACTGGAGGAGGCGGGCGGCGTGGCCCTGGCTCTTGGGGTTCTTGTCGGCGGACACCCGAAGCGTGAGCTCGTGATCGCCGGGCTTCAGTTCGGCGTCGAACAGGTAGGCCCATGGGATGTGAAGTCCCTCGCTCCATTGGGTGAACTGGTCGAGCTTGCGAAAGGGCGCGCCGTCTATGCTGAACTCCAGAATGCCCACGTCGTAGCCTGCGGCCTCGAGGACGCCAATCGCGGTGCCGTTGAACTTGAGCTTGAGCGTGGCGCCCGGCTCGTTGGCCTCGAGGACCGGGCAGTTGACGAATTGTTTCCTCGTAGCGCCCTTGGACGGCTTCCAGTTGGGCACGAGCTGCCAGCCGCTCCGAACCGTGGCTTCCTTGATGTCCACGAATCGGCCGCGGCCGTAGTGCTGCGGGTCGAGAGGCTTATCGGGCAGGGGGTGCGGCTTCACCGCGGCGTCGGCGGGGAGCGGCTCCTTCCAGGCGGCGTCGAGGAAGCGGCCAATCGAGGCGGCGTAGAGCTGGTGGCCGAAGGGCGAGGGGTGGAGGCCGCCGAACTTCTTCCAGTCGAACTCCCCGTTGTCAATCCGCAGCGTCACCTCGCGGGCGAGGTCAATGGCCGAGACGCCGTAGTGTTGCGCCACCTTCTCGTGCGCGGCGATCTGCGGGGCGACCTGGCCCTTCCGCACGTACTCCATCTTGTCCTCGTCGGCGCAGTAGAGGATCACGAGGTCAATGGCGGGGTTGAGAGTGCGGGCCTGGCGGATGATGCCCTCGACGCCCCGGATGCTCTCGGTCGCCGTGCGGCTGTTGTGCAGGTCGTTCACCGCGAACTCGAAGAACAGCAGGTCCACCGGCCCCTTGGGGAACACCGTGCTCTTGAGGCGAAAGGGCGCGAGCGTGGTGTCGGTGGACGAGATGCCGGCGTCCACGAAATCGAAGTCGGTGTCGGGGTATCGCTTCTTGAGCAGTTCCTGCGTGAACACCCGCCACCCGTTCGCCTCAGTGATCGAGCCGCCGAGAAACGCCACCCGCGCCTTCTTCTCGCGCTCGATCTTGATCCGCGAATTGGCCAGGCTGCCGCGGAGGGCGAAGCAATGGTCGGGGTTGCTCCCCATGCCCTGCTGTCCTGCGGCTGCCGCCGCAGCCGCCACAATCGCGAGCGTCGCCATCATCGTGTT belongs to Planctomycetota bacterium and includes:
- a CDS encoding SGNH/GDSL hydrolase family protein translates to MMATLAIVAAAAAAAGQQGMGSNPDHCFALRGSLANSRIKIEREKKARVAFLGGSITEANGWRVFTQELLKKRYPDTDFDFVDAGISSTDTTLAPFRLKSTVFPKGPVDLLFFEFAVNDLHNSRTATESIRGVEGIIRQARTLNPAIDLVILYCADEDKMEYVRKGQVAPQIAAHEKVAQHYGVSAIDLAREVTLRIDNGEFDWKKFGGLHPSPFGHQLYAASIGRFLDAAWKEPLPADAAVKPHPLPDKPLDPQHYGRGRFVDIKEATVRSGWQLVPNWKPSKGATRKQFVNCPVLEANEPGATLKLKFNGTAIGVLEAAGYDVGILEFSIDGAPFRKLDQFTQWSEGLHIPWAYLFDAELKPGDHELTLRVSADKNPKSQGHAARLLQFLVN